From Cucumis melo cultivar AY chromosome 3, USDA_Cmelo_AY_1.0, whole genome shotgun sequence:
CAAAGCTTCATATGTTTGAGTCAACATATAGTGAACAATTATTAATTAAccttttctttgaaaaaaaaaaattaatcccTCTTGTTTCTATAGTCAAATTTcctttaattttcattaaaaagaatcctTTTTGTTTTAATCTTCTTTCGGAATCTGGAGGGAGGATTCTTATTTTccaaattaaacttattttctgattcattttttACTCTCTTTTCAATGTTGAATTCTTATCCAATCCTTTTATAATCATTCTTTTCCAAATTTTaagaacaaaaacaagttttaaaaattacatcttagtattaaaaatttaacttggttttttcaaaaactaatgaaaatttgaaagtaAAACGGAAGAGTActtagttttcaaaaataaaaaataaaaatcaaatcaaatcttTAAGGGTGAAACAACTTTAATAATAGTTACAAACCTTTTTGTTGTTCCGTTAAGTTAAAACAAACTAACCAAAAAGGAATTTCTATACCACATTGGGACAATCCATTGGAGTTGAAGTAAAAGTAGATTTTCATGAAGGAATCGTTACTTCTTACGGACTCGAACATGGATGATCTCACGATCAAGATGAAATTGAAggctcaaaatattgaaaataaagaatgacagttttaaaaaaaaatatagacgGAGACGTTCTGTGGGTGGTGAGGGTAATTTGTAAAGCAGCCTAGACTGCACTTGTGTTAAGCCTGTGGgaaacaaaacataataaagCAACTCCACTATTATTAGCCTTAATTGTTCTAGTGGGACATAATGAAGAATAAGATATTCTCGTGATATAATTGACCTCTCACCAAATTTCCTATGACATGGTTAATTAATTTCACAATTTTTACTTAAGAGTAcccaaaaaaggaaaaaaaaagtttaatatAGGTAGACAAAATTCTAGACATATAGTTAAACCACCCAATGGGCAATAGAGTTATAGCTTTTTGTACTAAAATATAAGCCACCACGAGATACCTCTCATTTTGTATGTTTGGATGTTGTCAATGGTGATTTGAACACCATTGTTTAATCATTCTAGACTGTGTAGAATTTTTCAAAGGATCAGTTAATGAATATATTTTCGTCCAAAAATATTGTTAATTACTTTCTAATACCATCTAAGAGCGCATGTTCGGCTTGCAAGCTCACCAGGGAGAGCTTGTAGCTGCAAAATATTAGAGTGGTTATTGAAAAGAAACCCCTTGAAGAAAGAAAGCGGACGCTTGGGATAACAGGTGTGAAGCATCCGAGAAAAAAGTGGTTAAACTTGGGTAGTGGTTGGAGTAGAGGATGCTGCATCTCGGCATGGCATGGAATTTTGGTTTCCCTTCCCTTGGTTCACTttagaagaaaaggaaaatataatCGAAGAAAGAGGTAGTGGTTGACATGTATGCATGCAAAAGGCCAAGtcaaatttcaatttccaaACTGATGTCCACTGTGGGGAATCTGTTTCAACTTTGACCCCATGCAAGATTCTTGTCTTCATATATATACTGTTGTTGCAATATGGGTAAGCTGGTGTTTAGTTACGTATATATAATCAATCATCTTTCCTTCAACATAATTGGTTTACGAAGTACTGGTTGCCTATGAAGAAGCTTGGCGTTACAATTTACATAGACCAGCCTTGGGAAATGGGAAATGGGAATCCACAGATCCACCGACCAGTGACCACTACCCTTGGCGGCCCCCGAGCTTTGGCCTAACTTCTACTATTTAAAGCTGCACATACCCACCAGTTCTTCTTCACTTCCATCCCATTTCTCTCATCTGCTGGTAAATCCTCTTTTCCTTCTCATTCCGCCAAatcatttttcgttttctttctttttgtttctcaTTACAATTATTATCTTCTGGTTTTTCTTAaacattattattgttgttcatGAATTTAAAAAGCTTTCAACTAAACATCATAACCCCGCTGTGTTATCATCTGTTCAAAACACTTTCCTAAATTCGATTGCAAACTTTAGTTTAATTCATCTCTAATTATGCCTCAATTGTCGGTGaactattatattttatttattttcctatcttatatttttatatatcaaaagtgaatgaaaaattttatttaaaaagaccACCATAATGTGACTGACAGTTTTACACTAAAAAGAAACTACCGTAAATTTCCAAACTCTACACAAAAAATTATTAACAAACAACTATATTGTAATTACAAAtcttttgaaataatttttttttaaacaaggATATGGAAGAAGTATTTTATCCTTTCATGATTGaattctttttctatttgcataTATTGTTAAACCAGTTTTTACATTTCTAACATAAATATAGCACGACCAATTTATTATCATAGACAAGGTTTTTTTTATGcctatataaaataataagatTCATTCCgataaatatattttcataGCTTAGAAGACAACTTATAAAATTCATGAAGGTACCATTTTAGGcataatttttttaactcaAGAATGTACCATTTTAGACACAATTTTTTTAACTCAAGAAGGTACATTTTAGCCATCTTAgacataatttttttaactcaAGAAGGTACCATTTTAggcataatttttttttttactcccATAGTCTATTGGATTTTCCACCTCAAATTTCCTAAATTGTTCCCCTGTGTTCATATGAactaaaccttttttttttttttttttgctttttctgTGTTtgcttaatatatatatatatatatatatatatatatatacaccaaTCCCACTCCTTGTATTTTCCACTTAATCTATACTTAGGCATACTCTTGAGTTATCTTGTTTTGATGTAAAggttctctttttattttttcctttttggataACAAAGCTTActttgtaattaatttttttggttCTCTCTACATGGCCTCAACTTAATTAGTTTagccaaaaaaagaaaaaaaaaaggaaggaaggaaggggaagaagaagaagaagaagaagaagaagaagatatcACAGCTTTGGTCTGAACGTTAAATAATTAGCCTTTCATTATCACTTGCTACTCACACACGTCTTGCCTTAGAAATTATAAAAGAGATTAATCTTGGATTTCATTCATGAATAGTGGATGATCCACCTAAAGGGTCACATTCCACGGCCCCACCAAGTAGATGAGTCAATACACTGCCGTCCTATGTAATTGAATTCTATTATCCAAACGGGTTTTTATCCTTTTATTAATTCGTTTTTCTAATTTTGGATTTTCAGTGTTGAAGTTGAAGGCATCAAACACATAGCAGAATCCTGTTTTATGGTCTTACTCTGAATTTGATGGTTGAGAACCGCCACTGCCGTAGACAACACACATCATGAAAAACGTCTGCTTTTCCCTCTTCTTCTCTTTTGGGCTTCTCTTTAATTGGTCCGTAAATCTCTCCTCTCTCTCACTTTTAGTTTAAGTTGCTTCTATGGTTGTTAATTCTGGAATGTTTTAAGAATTGGGTTTTTCCatatttagttaagatttttCTACTTCCTTTATAAACTTGGATTCTTATTGATTTAACCAAAACCCACTtcatttgttttcaaattttgcatTCCATTGTTAGGATTCTATTTCTTCCTTTTTATTCCTGCTGCAAATTTAGGAATATGTTTAGTTTGGGACTTCAAATAATCTAAGGTTATGGTTTCGATAAAGCCACTGGCTTACTAATCATTTGGTGTATACGAACTCTATTCTGTTTCAGGGTCTCTTCACAAACTGGACCAGAACGCGCTGCCCTCCCACCGAGAGGTTGGAACTCCTACGACTCATTTTCCTGGATTATTTCCGAAGAAGAATTCCTAAACAATGTTGAGATTGTTGCCAATAAGCTTAAATCTAAGGGATACGAGGTAGGAATTTGGTAAATGACTGACAaattttgtttgtattattGCCCATTTTTATGATCTAATGTTTGGATTCTTTTAGCTTTATTGTAATGTAATGCAGTAAAATGTAGGAAAATTAATCTTCGCGTTTCTTTTACTTGATGCAGTACGTGATTGTGGATTACCTCTGGTATAGAAAAAAGGTTCCTGGTGCATACACTGATTCTCTTGGATTTGATGTGATTGATGAATGGGGGAGGATGGCCCCGGACCCAGTTCGGTGGCCTTCCTCTCAGGGTGGAAAGGGATTCTCTGAAGTAGCTAAGAAAGTTCATGCTATGGGTTTGAAGTTTGGAATTCATGTTATGAGAGGAATAAGTACACAGGCAGTAAATGCCAATACTCCTATATTGGACATTTCAAAGGTAACTTGGGCAAGTTCCCTTATACTGTATACTGTGAGCATTGATAAATAATCGGCAATATAACACAGCAGAAATGTTAATTGtgttaaattctttttttcctctcttgGATGAAAGATAGGGAGTTTCTGCTTAAATTTTCTCAATTGCTTCTTAGGGAGATGCCTATGTAGAATCCGGGAAAAAGTGGCTTGCAAGTGATATAGGAATCAAGTCGAGGGCTTGTGGATGGATGCATAATGGTTTCATGAGTGTAAACGTTAAATCAGGAGCTGGAAAAGCCTTCTTAAGGTCCCTGTATCAACAATATGCTGATTGGGGTGTtgattttggtaagtttgactGTCATTAACAAAAAGTAAGGTTGCTTCTCACTGTAGAAGTATTTGATAGACTGTTATCAATTTGTAAAGAATTTCATCTTACTCTTCAACTTTAACATTTTAACCTATTATCTTTAGAACACTTGAGATGCCCTGAAAAATCTGATATAAATGCTTTTTTCCAATCAATAGTTTGATAGGAATAAATCTAGCCATATCTTATTGTTTTCTGTGGCAAAATGCACTAATCATAGATACGAAGTCTAGTAATGTGTTAATCATGATCATAGATTTCAAGAACACCATAACTCCAAAGAAAATGTACCTCATACTTAGAAATATAGATTCTGACTATAGCAATATATAGGTAATAAGTCTATAATTTGCATGTCAAAtgatgttaatttatttttgctCCCACTATTTCCTGGAACCTGGATACTAACCTGAAATGATCATTCTTTATAATCTTATTTTTCTGGCAGTGAAACATGATTGTGTCTTTGGCGATGATTTGGATTTAGATGAAATAACCTTTGTGTCTGATGtatgctctctctctctctgtctctctctctctctcacacacacCTTCGCTAAATGCTAATTCCTTGAGTATGCACAGGTTCTTAAACAACTTAACAGCACAATAGTGTATTCTCTGTCCCCTGGAACAAGTGCAACGCCAGCCATGGCCAAGGCTGTAAGTGGGCTGGCTAATATGTATAGAATAACAGGTGATGATTGGGATACTTGGAATGACATCGTTTCTCACTTTGACGTCACCAGGTAAATGAAGTAGTTATGTTTCAATTCAAGAGATTTAAACTCATATCATTTTATGTCGATATCATCTCAACTTGTACCATACTTACACAATCTGTTTCATCTCTTCTTCAGGGATTTTGCTACTGCTAATATGATAGGTACCGCAGGTTTGCTGGGCAAATCATGGCCTGATTTAGATATGCTTCCACTGGGGTGGCTTACTGATCCAGGTTATACAATTTTATAAGTTATTTTTTCATGTTCCTTTCTGGGAGCTGAGGGGTAAGATTGCAATTAGACTGAACAAACTAAAAATGATTGTACAATCAGGTTGAGTAACAATCTTAAGGAGTTTGGTAACATGTTCTTGTTCCTTGTTATTTGGAAAAAAGCCTTACTAGATTCGATAAAAGAATTATATGCAACTGTCTTTTATGAATCATTTTTCTGCGAGTAATGATGCCTAATTTAGATATGaactaattattaaattaagttccctaataataaataaatgatttGTATGAGGAGACTGAATACAAATTAATGGGATTGAGCAAACCATCTTTTGGGCACCTTGTCcaataatatttcaaattaagCATGTATAAATGTTATTAATATGTGAAATAAAATGTTTAGGTTCGAATAATGGGCCACATAGGACAACCAACCTCAACATAGATGAACAAAGAACTCAGGTACCcctttttttgtacttaaaAGAGAGAGTAAATTATCTTAGGAATTCTCATTTGACATAGAATTgttgcttttcttttcttttttttcagaTGACTTTATGGTCTATATCCAAGTCTCCAATTATGTTTGGAGGAGATTTGAGGAATATAGACAATACCACCTTTAGTATCATCACCAATCCGACCCTACTAGAGATTAACTCCTTTAGCTCAAATAATATGGAGGCAAGTTGagcttttttccattttttagaatttagaaGTTAGGAGAAAAACTTTCTGATATCAACATTTTTACCTTTTATTTTCGTTGCCTTTACAGTTTCTTAAAATTGCTTCAACAAATTTTAGAAAGCGAATTGTGAAATGGCATTCCAGAGGTTTGGAGGCATCAGCTTCACCTATATTGGGTCTCACCAAATGTGCATATTCAGACACGACTGGTTGGATTACTAAAAGTGTCGATCAAGGTCTTGAAAAAATATGTTGGAAGGCAAATCCTGAACATGAATATCAAACACCTTTTTGTCTATATAAACGAGGATCCCGAGTTGCAATGTAATTTTTGATACTTCGCATTTATTTGGCTgtgtaaaattttgattttgagcAGTGTCTCAACAAA
This genomic window contains:
- the LOC103487727 gene encoding uncharacterized protein LOC103487727, giving the protein MKNVCFSLFFSFGLLFNWVSSQTGPERAALPPRGWNSYDSFSWIISEEEFLNNVEIVANKLKSKGYEYVIVDYLWYRKKVPGAYTDSLGFDVIDEWGRMAPDPVRWPSSQGGKGFSEVAKKVHAMGLKFGIHVMRGISTQAVNANTPILDISKGDAYVESGKKWLASDIGIKSRACGWMHNGFMSVNVKSGAGKAFLRSLYQQYADWGVDFVKHDCVFGDDLDLDEITFVSDVLKQLNSTIVYSLSPGTSATPAMAKAVSGLANMYRITGDDWDTWNDIVSHFDVTRDFATANMIGTAGLLGKSWPDLDMLPLGWLTDPGSNNGPHRTTNLNIDEQRTQMTLWSISKSPIMFGGDLRNIDNTTFSIITNPTLLEINSFSSNNMEFLKIASTNFRKRIVKWHSRGLEASASPILGLTKCAYSDTTGWITKSVDQGLEKICWKANPEHEYQTPFCLYKRGSRVAIDKEAATHRDQVELLSFSTSSVEVCLDATPKRKHSSEAIMRGSFFPCKRHENQKWDLYANGTLANHNSGHCAIVKYKQAKAIPTGVRSWVATGRGGEVYVAFFNLNNVKTVISAKISDLAQALPGKKLGPNSCKYREEWSGKDFGLVSDLIAAPVESHGSALFIINCS